A DNA window from Trichomycterus rosablanca isolate fTriRos1 chromosome 11, fTriRos1.hap1, whole genome shotgun sequence contains the following coding sequences:
- the LOC134323278 gene encoding alpha-1,3-mannosyl-glycoprotein 4-beta-N-acetylglucosaminyltransferase C-like, with the protein MYKYYNIRLLLKNLDKMRCVRERSAILFLVIFITFLLFMNLYTEDSYVLEEDKQQLREVSVCPLNSERYVYTFKDVTNFSGIINVTYRYLAGTPLPRKKYLTIGLSSVKRKRGNYLLDTIKSIFEQSSYEELKEIVVVVHLADFDLAWCENVAQEITRKFGHHIIAGHLLVIHAPKEYYPTLEGLKRNFNDPEERVRFRSKQNIDYAFLLNFCTNLSHFYMMLEDDVRCSRNFFTALKKVVTSREGSYWVTLEFSKLGYIGKLYHSRDLPRLAHFLLMFYQEMPCDWLLIHFRGLLAQKEVIRFKPSLFQHMGYYSSYRGAENKLKDDDFEEDSLDIPDNPPAALYTNINVFESYDVVKAYSSMDEYFWGKAPSIGDFYIIVFNKPTKISKIKISTGTDDRQNDILHHGALEVGEKLMGTKKGRQCSSYITLGEFKNGNIEVHDVDHKIAFDVECVRIVVTVNQKEWLIIRSISVWTTQPASQ; encoded by the exons ATGTATAAGTATTATAA TATAAGGCTTTTACTGAAGAACCTGGATAAAATGAGATGTGTACGTGAGCGCTCTGCCATTCTCTTTTTGGTGATATTTATTACCTTCCTCCTCTTCATGAACCTGTACACAGAGGACAGTTATGTGCTG GAGGAAGATAAACAGCAGCTAAGGGAAGTCTCAGTGTGCCCACTAAATTCCGAGCGATATGTTTACACCTTCAAAGACGTTACCAATTTCTCTGGAATCATTAATGTGACCTATCGCTACCTTGCCGGGACACCTTTGCCACGAAAAA aGTATCTCACTATTGGATTGTCCTCAGTAAAGAGAAAACGAGGAAATTACCTCTTGGACACCATCAAGTCCATTTTTGAGCAGTCCAGCTATGAGGAGCTGAAAGAAATCGTCGTTGTTGTTCACTTGGCAGATTTCGACCTAGCTTGGTGTGAGAATGTGGCTCAGGAGATCACTCGCAAATTCGGGCACCATATCATTGCGGGGCATCTGCTGGTCATCCACGCACCTAAGGAATATTACCCAACTCTTGAGGGGCTGAAGAGAAACTTCAACGACCCCGAGGAAAGAGTTCGATTCCGTTCCAAGCAGAATATAGACTACGCCTTTCTCCTCAACTTTTGTACCAACCTCTCTCACTTCTACATGATGCTGGAGGATGATGTGAGATGCTCACGGAACTTTTTCACTGCTCTAAAAAAGGTGGTCACTTCCAGAGAGGGTTCATACTGGGTAACACTGGAGTTCTCTAAGCTGGGCTACATTGGCAAACTTTACCACTCTCGAGATCTTCCCAGACTTGCACACTTCCTGCTCATGTTTTACCAGGAGATGCCCTGCGATTGGCTCCTGATTCATTTCCGAGGTTTGCTGGCCCAGAAGGAAGTCATTCGCTTCAAACCGTCTCTTTTCCAGCACATGGGCTACTACTCTTCATACAGAGGAGCTGAGAACAAGCTTAAAGACGACGACTTTGAGGAGGATTCTCTCGACATACCTGATAACCCCCCGGCCGCCTTGTACACTAATATAAACGTGTTTGAGAGCTACGATGTGGTTAAAGCTTACAGCAGCATGGATGAATACTTTTGGGGGAAAGCTCCTTCCATTGGAGATTTCTACATCATAGTCTTCAACAAGCCCACAAAGATCAGCAAGATTAAAATTAGCACTGGAACAGACGACCGACAGAATGATATTTTGCATCACGGAGCTTTAGAAGTTGGAGAGAAATTGATGGGAACTAAGAAAGGGAGGCAGTGCTCCTCGTACATCACATTAGGGGAGTTTAAAAATGGGAACATTGAGGTGCACGATGTGGACCATAAGATTGCTTTTGATGTTGAGTGTGTTCGTATTGTGGTCACGGTGAATCAGAAGGAATGGCTGATCATCAGAAGTATTAGTGTGTGGACTACACAGCCTGCAAGTCAATGA